A genomic window from Pirellulaceae bacterium includes:
- the trpA gene encoding tryptophan synthase subunit alpha — protein sequence MSAIDQLFQDLRSQNKKAFMPFVTAGDPDLDFTVDVVRMFAEQGCSLCELGIPYSDPIADGPVIQASYTRALAGGVKLKDIFSRVGHMAEGNSMPLVTMVSYAIVYRHGLEQFVDDAQAAGLAGAIVPDLLSEESAELDQICRARDFSLIQLVTPTTSRERAVRIAETSTGFLYYVSVTGITGARQELPPELIDQVGWLKEQTDLPICIGFGIARPDHVRTLAPVADGLIVGSAIVKQMAEAELRGRNGVLGDLREFIQEMLASLAD from the coding sequence ATGTCGGCTATTGATCAGCTATTTCAGGATCTGCGTTCGCAAAACAAAAAGGCATTTATGCCGTTCGTAACCGCCGGCGACCCCGATTTGGACTTTACCGTCGATGTGGTGCGAATGTTTGCTGAGCAAGGTTGTAGTCTGTGTGAATTGGGAATTCCGTACAGCGATCCCATCGCCGATGGTCCCGTGATTCAAGCGTCCTACACACGAGCACTGGCGGGAGGTGTCAAATTGAAGGATATCTTCAGCCGTGTTGGTCACATGGCGGAGGGGAATTCGATGCCTCTGGTGACCATGGTCAGCTATGCGATTGTTTATCGACATGGATTGGAGCAATTCGTAGATGACGCTCAGGCGGCCGGTTTGGCCGGAGCAATCGTGCCGGACTTACTCTCTGAGGAGTCCGCTGAATTGGACCAAATTTGTCGTGCACGTGACTTTAGTTTGATCCAACTCGTGACGCCCACCACTTCTCGCGAGCGAGCCGTTCGCATTGCCGAAACGTCAACCGGTTTCTTGTACTACGTTTCGGTGACTGGCATCACTGGAGCACGCCAAGAATTGCCACCCGAACTCATTGATCAAGTGGGGTGGTTAAAAGAGCAAACGGATTTGCCCATCTGTATTGGTTTTGGTATCGCTCGACCCGATCACGTGCGAACCCTCGCCCCGGTTGCGGACGGACTGATTGTTGGCTCGGCAATCGTCAAGCAGATGGCGGAGGCCGAGTTAAGAGGGCGAAACGGCGTACTGGGGGATCTGAGAGAATTCATTCAAGAAATGCTTGCCTCGCTCGCCGATTAG
- a CDS encoding ATP-binding protein has product MNESELIRQLRRENEQLREQLLATQKLSSLGELLSTTTHEFNNVLMTIINYAKIGLRHTDRETRDKSLQKILAAGERASRITNSVLGMARNRANRFEATSLQKLIDETLILLEREMSKYRISIDREFAAVPDVFANGNQIQQVILNLMINARQAMPDGGTLLLGLSHDQNLGMVDLMVRDTGSGIPREKLPRIFDSFFTTKNGPDESGKGGTGLGLAACRNIIDAHQGRIRVESTVGRGTAFTIKLPVFQPAESGPVLSPGLHRPEQSV; this is encoded by the coding sequence GCTACGACGCGAAAATGAACAGCTTCGTGAGCAGCTGTTAGCAACCCAAAAACTTAGCTCTCTGGGAGAATTGCTCAGCACCACGACCCATGAATTCAACAATGTGTTGATGACCATCATCAACTACGCCAAGATCGGCTTGCGTCACACGGATCGGGAAACGCGAGACAAATCATTGCAGAAAATTCTGGCAGCGGGAGAGCGCGCCTCGCGGATTACCAACAGCGTACTCGGAATGGCACGTAATCGGGCCAATCGATTCGAGGCTACCAGTTTGCAGAAGCTTATCGACGAAACACTGATCCTGCTCGAAAGGGAAATGAGCAAATATCGGATTTCGATCGATCGTGAGTTTGCCGCGGTACCCGATGTCTTCGCCAACGGAAATCAAATCCAGCAAGTCATCTTGAATCTGATGATCAACGCTCGACAGGCCATGCCCGATGGGGGAACCTTACTACTCGGTTTGTCCCATGACCAAAATCTTGGAATGGTGGATCTGATGGTTCGAGATACCGGGTCCGGTATTCCTCGTGAAAAGCTGCCGCGAATTTTTGATTCGTTCTTTACCACGAAAAATGGACCCGACGAGAGCGGCAAGGGGGGAACCGGATTGGGGCTCGCTGCCTGTCGAAATATCATCGACGCCCATCAAGGACGAATCCGAGTTGAGAGCACGGTGGGAAGAGGAACTGCCTTTACCATCAAGTTACCCGTTTTCCAGCCTGCGGAGTCGGGTCCGGTGTTGTCGCCAGGCCTTCATCGCCCGGAGCAATCGGTGTAG
- the glnD gene encoding [protein-PII] uridylyltransferase — translation MKKRIRDDVVGIRNWVDEGRQKLFQQHRKGSPGIQVCTQLNELLDTLVLEIFEAALASYDEDLQQTVRSRIALVPHGGYGRREMAPYSDIDLMLLHTQGSLQLVAPLARRLVRDFSDTGIDLGFSLRTIGQACQMSARDPIIFTSLVDSRFLGGSVRFFRRFVNAFDKSARRSTASRIRMVGEARREERAKYGETVYLLEPNVKRSRGGLRDLQLMRWIGFIRYRQADPAILTRGGHLDGPDYRRLRRAQDFLLKLRNELHFHAKSSKDVLYRDEQVRIAELFGYQGNGNVLPVEQFMQDYFQHTSAIRQIVAHFTDGARWRHPFLRKFVSNLTSHHVGGDFRVGQFHISATQKGLGKVTSNLADVLRIMDLAGRYNCRIDHPTWRAIRTAMMSRNDIKVDRAGAESFRSLLSQRNRLGRLLRRLHELRVLEKLVPGFAHARCLLQFNEYHKYTVDEHSLRAVEQATEFAQASGTLGRAYNKIKRKYLLHLALLVHDLGKGFPRDHSEVGAELAVDVAKTLYLSEKDTETLTFLVRHHLMLSHLAFRRDTSDESIVIQHAAQIGTPSQLRMLFVLTCADLAAVGPDVLNDWKIDVLAKLYQRMMRHLSGETQSPDADQRLAEQRAELVTQISERDDPDWLAEQIESLPPAYLEGPSSQYLIADLEQMKVVERDAPIAWGRYLPERQVVEYSIGFIENSRKGSFHRLTGALSGKGMEILSAEIHSLAKGLCLDRFYVNDQDYRDQPPDYRFREVEERLVNALSTQRHEPPTFRQTWQSCRPQAPVTDLPVQVRVDNTTSDFFTIIDVFAHDRPGLLYRIAKTLADLDLSVAFARIGTYLDQVVDVFYVTDSAGNKVQGDAVHDRIRLTLTKAIEPVENESPS, via the coding sequence ATGAAAAAGCGAATTCGCGACGATGTTGTCGGCATCCGCAATTGGGTGGACGAGGGCCGTCAAAAGCTCTTTCAGCAGCATCGGAAAGGGTCGCCCGGAATCCAGGTTTGTACGCAGCTCAATGAACTGCTGGATACACTGGTTCTCGAAATCTTTGAAGCTGCACTTGCCTCTTATGACGAGGATCTACAGCAGACGGTTCGATCACGTATCGCGCTCGTCCCGCATGGTGGCTATGGCCGACGTGAAATGGCGCCCTACTCCGATATTGATTTGATGCTCCTGCATACGCAGGGGTCGCTCCAGCTGGTGGCTCCGTTGGCGCGACGTTTGGTGCGTGATTTTTCGGATACGGGGATCGATTTAGGCTTCAGTCTGCGGACGATCGGGCAGGCTTGCCAAATGAGTGCTCGCGATCCCATCATCTTTACTTCACTTGTGGACTCCCGCTTTCTCGGTGGGAGCGTGCGATTTTTTCGCCGCTTCGTTAACGCATTTGACAAGAGCGCGCGACGCAGCACGGCCTCGCGGATCCGGATGGTGGGGGAGGCTCGCCGCGAGGAACGGGCCAAGTATGGTGAAACCGTCTATTTGCTCGAGCCGAATGTCAAACGCTCGCGAGGCGGTCTCCGCGATCTGCAGTTGATGCGCTGGATTGGCTTTATTCGCTATCGACAGGCAGATCCGGCGATCTTAACCCGCGGGGGGCATCTGGATGGGCCTGATTACCGTAGGCTTCGCCGTGCGCAAGATTTCTTGCTCAAATTGCGGAATGAACTCCATTTTCATGCAAAGAGTTCCAAGGATGTGCTCTATCGGGATGAGCAAGTACGAATTGCCGAACTTTTTGGTTATCAGGGCAATGGAAATGTGCTTCCGGTCGAGCAGTTCATGCAGGATTATTTTCAGCACACTTCGGCCATTCGTCAGATCGTCGCTCACTTCACCGATGGTGCTCGTTGGCGTCACCCGTTCTTGCGCAAATTTGTCTCAAATCTGACCAGTCATCACGTGGGAGGGGATTTTCGCGTTGGCCAATTCCATATTTCGGCAACGCAAAAAGGCTTGGGGAAAGTGACTTCTAACCTTGCTGACGTGCTGAGGATTATGGATTTGGCGGGACGATACAATTGTCGCATTGATCACCCAACTTGGCGTGCGATTCGTACCGCCATGATGTCGCGAAACGATATCAAGGTTGATCGGGCTGGGGCCGAGTCTTTTCGTTCGTTGCTCTCGCAGCGGAATCGTCTTGGTCGGCTGTTGCGACGACTTCACGAGTTGCGAGTTCTCGAAAAACTTGTGCCAGGTTTCGCTCATGCGCGTTGCTTGTTGCAATTCAATGAATATCACAAATACACGGTTGACGAGCACTCCTTGCGAGCGGTTGAACAAGCTACCGAATTCGCTCAGGCCAGTGGGACGCTTGGTCGTGCCTACAACAAAATAAAACGGAAATACTTGTTGCACCTGGCCCTGTTGGTTCACGACTTGGGGAAAGGGTTTCCGCGAGACCACAGTGAAGTTGGTGCGGAGCTTGCTGTTGATGTGGCAAAGACATTGTATCTTTCCGAGAAGGATACTGAGACACTCACGTTCTTGGTGCGCCACCATCTGATGTTGTCACACCTTGCGTTTCGTCGCGACACGAGCGATGAATCGATTGTGATCCAACACGCGGCTCAGATTGGCACTCCCTCGCAGTTGCGAATGCTGTTCGTGCTGACTTGTGCTGATTTGGCCGCGGTTGGCCCCGACGTACTCAATGACTGGAAGATTGATGTGTTGGCCAAACTTTATCAACGGATGATGCGTCACTTGAGCGGTGAAACACAATCGCCCGACGCCGATCAGCGACTGGCCGAACAACGGGCTGAACTCGTGACGCAGATCAGCGAAAGAGATGATCCTGATTGGCTGGCGGAACAAATTGAATCGTTGCCCCCCGCTTATTTGGAAGGTCCTTCGTCCCAGTATCTGATCGCAGATTTGGAACAGATGAAGGTCGTGGAACGAGATGCACCGATCGCTTGGGGACGCTATTTGCCGGAGCGGCAGGTTGTTGAGTATTCGATTGGTTTTATCGAAAACTCTCGTAAAGGAAGTTTCCATCGACTGACCGGGGCGCTGTCGGGCAAAGGCATGGAAATTCTGTCGGCGGAAATTCACTCACTTGCGAAGGGTCTCTGTCTTGATCGATTTTATGTCAATGATCAAGACTATCGTGATCAACCGCCGGATTATCGATTCCGCGAGGTTGAAGAGAGATTGGTGAATGCGTTGTCGACACAGCGCCATGAACCGCCCACATTTCGCCAGACCTGGCAGTCGTGTCGGCCTCAGGCACCCGTTACCGACCTGCCGGTTCAAGTTCGGGTTGATAATACAACATCGGATTTCTTTACCATTATCGATGTCTTTGCACACGATCGACCAGGTCTGTTGTATCGGATTGCGAAGACCTTAGCCGATCTTGATTTGTCTGTCGCATTCGCCAGGATTGGAACTTACCTTGATCAAGTTGTGGATGTGTTCTACGTCACCGATTCGGCCGGTAATAAAGTTCAAGGAGATGCAGTGCACGACCGAATCCGGCTGACGCTAACGAAGGCAATTGAGCCGGTGGAGAACGAGTCGCCCAGTTAA
- a CDS encoding cob(I)yrinic acid a,c-diamide adenosyltransferase, producing MTCIRDELKDKDEVNSVRIYTKTGDEGETGLVGGARIAKDDARIEAYGTIDELNAAIGVVRSVRPVADLDPLLAAIQGDLFSLGAELASPAAGPAKHPAITDDQIGQLETSIDSWEADLPPLHNFILPGGSLCAGHLHLARVICRRAERRVVTLARTDYVAASVIPFLNRLSDLLFVLARAENAKRGVADTIWKSDR from the coding sequence ATGACCTGTATTCGAGACGAGTTGAAAGATAAAGATGAGGTGAATTCGGTGCGCATCTACACCAAAACAGGAGATGAAGGTGAAACAGGTCTTGTTGGAGGCGCGCGGATCGCGAAGGATGACGCGAGAATCGAGGCCTACGGCACGATCGACGAACTCAATGCAGCAATTGGCGTGGTGCGCAGTGTTCGTCCCGTCGCTGATCTGGATCCGCTACTGGCGGCCATTCAAGGTGATCTTTTCAGTCTAGGGGCCGAGTTGGCTTCTCCTGCAGCAGGACCTGCCAAGCATCCAGCTATCACTGATGACCAGATCGGCCAACTTGAGACGAGCATTGACAGCTGGGAGGCCGATTTGCCGCCCTTGCACAATTTTATTCTGCCGGGAGGGAGTCTCTGTGCGGGCCATTTGCATTTGGCGCGGGTTATCTGTCGACGTGCGGAACGACGCGTGGTCACGCTTGCTCGCACCGATTACGTAGCAGCTTCTGTGATCCCTTTTTTGAACCGCTTAAGCGACTTGCTGTTCGTGTTGGCGCGGGCGGAAAATGCCAAACGCGGCGTTGCGGATACGATTTGGAAGTCGGACCGCTAG
- the trpB gene encoding tryptophan synthase subunit beta — MSTNTSNQATSNVPDERGRFGQFGGRYVPETLTRALDELTEEYEKARVDPQFQARLDELLHDYVSRPSPFYFAERLTAECGGAQIWLKREDVNHTGAHKINNTIGQALLTLRMGKKRVIAETGAGQHGVATATACARFGLPCVVYMGEEDIRRQAPNVFSMRLLGADVRSVTSGSRTLRDAINEAMRDWMSSVETTHYILGSAVGPHPFPRIVRDFQSVIGREARQQSLDRLKRLPDVVVACVGGGSNAAGMFYPFVDDAAVELHGVEAGGLGGKAGQHASPLTYGEPGVLHGSYSFVMQDEDGQTCDVHSVSAGLDYPGVGPEHSYWKATGRVQYGSCQDDDAMRAFDVMARTEGILPALETSHAISHAMKVARERSPDQVIVVCLSGRGDKDAAEIARIRGTEPTD; from the coding sequence ATGAGCACCAATACCTCAAACCAAGCGACCAGCAATGTCCCCGACGAAAGAGGCCGATTTGGTCAGTTCGGCGGACGCTACGTTCCTGAAACACTGACAAGAGCCTTGGATGAGCTGACAGAAGAATACGAGAAGGCACGCGTTGATCCGCAATTTCAAGCACGGCTCGACGAACTGCTCCACGATTATGTAAGCCGCCCATCACCTTTCTATTTTGCTGAACGCCTGACGGCCGAGTGTGGAGGCGCGCAAATCTGGCTGAAACGTGAAGATGTGAACCACACGGGTGCGCACAAAATTAACAACACCATCGGTCAAGCTCTGTTGACGCTGAGGATGGGTAAGAAACGTGTTATTGCGGAGACCGGGGCTGGTCAACATGGAGTCGCGACCGCGACCGCCTGTGCTCGCTTTGGTTTGCCGTGCGTTGTCTACATGGGCGAAGAGGATATCCGTCGGCAGGCTCCTAATGTTTTTAGTATGCGACTGTTGGGAGCGGATGTGAGATCCGTGACAAGTGGGTCGCGGACCTTACGCGATGCGATCAACGAAGCAATGCGGGATTGGATGAGTAGCGTCGAGACAACGCATTACATCCTCGGATCGGCGGTCGGCCCCCACCCTTTCCCGCGCATTGTTCGAGACTTTCAATCAGTGATTGGACGAGAAGCTCGTCAACAAAGTCTCGACCGTTTAAAACGATTACCCGATGTGGTTGTCGCCTGTGTCGGAGGCGGGAGCAATGCGGCCGGTATGTTCTACCCGTTTGTCGATGACGCAGCGGTTGAACTGCATGGAGTCGAGGCCGGTGGGCTTGGTGGCAAGGCCGGACAGCACGCGTCCCCGCTTACTTACGGTGAACCAGGCGTTTTGCACGGAAGCTACAGCTTTGTGATGCAAGACGAAGACGGGCAGACTTGTGATGTTCACTCGGTATCGGCCGGTTTGGACTATCCGGGAGTAGGGCCTGAGCATAGTTACTGGAAAGCGACAGGCCGAGTCCAGTATGGATCTTGTCAGGATGATGATGCCATGCGTGCATTTGATGTGATGGCCCGAACCGAAGGTATCCTGCCTGCTCTCGAGACGTCTCACGCAATCTCTCATGCTATGAAGGTGGCTCGAGAGCGGTCACCGGACCAGGTAATCGTCGTTTGTCTTTCCGGGCGTGGAGACAAAGATGCCGCCGAAATCGCTCGGATTCGTGGTACTGAGCCCACCGATTGA
- a CDS encoding transglutaminase-like domain-containing protein, with the protein MLALCQLKLVVPGLLATIGLVAMGVGCAPSTGDSESPSLAPAILESQASLPAPVVTTVDIDDAETWDLIRISGQPIGYQVTRWKRTVVQGVEVRQISAESRLKLQRFGQVTEETMSIVSRDSLSGQLQSFATRIASGNNPIVTTGLLLEGQLNLETVGGSQAQTWILPVPNGCGGLFAVESNLLCRPMLPRESRSLTAFVPVVNVVSTVELTALEMEHVQLLGQTEQLLHIVSQTSLASGQSLRADLWCDRAGQILKSEMGALQQETIRVQKQIALSEIKGEFDLGNASIVKIDPPLPSPRKTGQVRYLAKLENENPAAIFAERPYQRIFPIDERRAAIQVTAVRPSTMDSPVEDTRPQDSDRQPSAAIQSRDPLIQKLANQVVPVDDDPWTVSVAIEKFVYDYVTEKNFSTAFATAAEVAKNRSGDCTEHAVLTAAICRARGISARIAIGLVYVPAQSGFAFHMWNEVWVQDRWLPIDATLGRGGIAADHLVLTTSSFDAQQSFASFLPVIQTIGQLTLVVEEVESSP; encoded by the coding sequence ATGTTGGCTTTATGTCAGCTGAAATTGGTTGTGCCCGGCCTGCTTGCAACGATCGGGCTGGTGGCAATGGGAGTCGGTTGTGCTCCGTCAACTGGTGATTCGGAATCGCCAAGCCTCGCACCTGCGATTTTGGAGTCACAAGCTTCGCTGCCCGCACCCGTCGTTACAACCGTTGATATCGATGATGCCGAAACATGGGATCTGATTCGCATATCGGGCCAGCCTATCGGCTACCAGGTGACACGTTGGAAACGAACGGTGGTCCAGGGTGTGGAAGTGCGACAGATTTCGGCAGAGTCCCGGTTGAAGCTGCAGCGATTCGGGCAGGTGACCGAGGAGACCATGTCCATCGTGAGCCGGGACAGCTTGTCAGGGCAACTGCAGTCGTTTGCCACGCGGATTGCGTCGGGAAACAATCCAATCGTAACAACGGGGCTGCTTTTAGAGGGCCAGTTGAATCTGGAAACGGTAGGGGGAAGTCAGGCACAAACCTGGATTCTGCCGGTGCCAAACGGTTGCGGCGGTCTGTTTGCCGTGGAGAGTAATTTGTTGTGCCGGCCGATGCTACCGAGGGAAAGTCGTTCGCTGACTGCCTTTGTGCCCGTCGTAAATGTTGTCTCGACCGTGGAGCTGACGGCCTTGGAAATGGAGCATGTTCAGTTGCTCGGGCAGACCGAGCAATTGTTGCATATTGTCAGCCAGACAAGTCTTGCCTCTGGACAATCGCTGCGAGCTGATTTGTGGTGTGATCGAGCGGGGCAAATCCTCAAAAGCGAAATGGGTGCTCTACAGCAGGAGACGATTCGTGTCCAAAAGCAGATTGCCTTGAGTGAAATCAAAGGGGAGTTCGATTTGGGGAATGCATCGATTGTGAAGATCGATCCTCCCCTGCCCTCGCCTCGTAAGACTGGGCAAGTTCGTTATCTGGCGAAGTTGGAAAATGAAAATCCTGCCGCGATCTTTGCCGAACGTCCTTATCAACGAATTTTTCCGATTGATGAGCGTCGGGCAGCGATTCAGGTCACCGCAGTGCGTCCCTCGACGATGGATTCGCCCGTCGAGGATACGCGACCGCAGGATTCCGATCGGCAGCCTTCCGCTGCCATCCAAAGTCGTGATCCGCTGATCCAAAAGTTAGCCAATCAGGTCGTGCCCGTTGATGATGATCCCTGGACCGTTTCGGTTGCCATTGAAAAATTTGTTTATGACTACGTGACTGAGAAAAACTTTTCGACCGCGTTTGCCACCGCTGCGGAGGTGGCAAAAAATAGGTCTGGGGATTGTACCGAGCATGCGGTTCTGACGGCTGCAATTTGTCGTGCACGCGGCATTTCAGCTCGAATTGCAATTGGACTGGTTTACGTTCCCGCACAATCTGGATTTGCTTTTCACATGTGGAATGAAGTTTGGGTGCAAGATCGATGGCTCCCGATTGACGCGACTTTGGGGCGGGGAGGAATTGCTGCGGATCATCTTGTCTTGACGACAAGCAGTTTTGATGCTCAGCAATCGTTTGCGAGCTTTCTACCTGTGATTCAGACGATCGGCCAACTTACGCTCGTCGTGGAGGAGGTCGAATCAAGTCCATGA
- a CDS encoding ammonium transporter yields MSWRRLIVVFTVLIGFSTAFSHTVYGQEEPAVSTQDAIATSVDKTTSVAHTALEAANNAWMMTSAALVLFMTAPGLAMFYSGLVRKKNVLSVMMQCLFLMGLMTVIWALWGYSLSFGAADGANPYIGNSEFLFMNNLTMKDGVAPGDGLPVLTFMVFQGMFFIITPALICGAFAERMKFSSMVVFMILWGTLVYCPLCHWVWAGGILAHGAEGAWGGGALDFAGGTVVHISSGVSALVIAIVIGRRLGFGTEDMRPHNMTYTALGAGMLWVGWFGFNAGSSGASDDLAANALVVTHFSAAAGAIVWAVVEWIARGKPSILGTASGAVAGLVCITPASGYVQPMSALAIGAAAGVVCYFACGALKSAMGYDDSLDAFGIHGIGGALGAILTGIFATTDVNPGGADGLMYNATDGMQLLIGQIVAVGVTVVFAVVMTLILIKLLDVTIGIRISQETEIRGLDISEHGEEGYLLYS; encoded by the coding sequence ATGTCGTGGCGACGTCTAATTGTCGTATTTACAGTTCTGATCGGTTTCTCAACAGCATTTTCACACACCGTTTATGGTCAGGAAGAACCAGCGGTATCCACGCAAGATGCGATCGCGACCAGCGTGGACAAAACGACTTCTGTTGCACACACCGCCTTGGAGGCGGCCAACAATGCTTGGATGATGACATCCGCTGCTCTGGTGCTTTTCATGACTGCTCCGGGTCTGGCTATGTTCTACAGTGGTCTCGTTCGGAAGAAGAACGTGCTGAGTGTCATGATGCAGTGTTTGTTCTTAATGGGATTGATGACGGTGATTTGGGCGCTTTGGGGGTATTCGTTGAGTTTTGGAGCGGCGGACGGAGCCAATCCTTACATCGGAAACAGCGAATTCCTCTTCATGAACAATCTGACGATGAAGGATGGCGTTGCGCCGGGTGATGGTTTGCCCGTGCTGACCTTCATGGTTTTCCAGGGCATGTTTTTCATCATCACACCCGCGCTGATTTGTGGAGCGTTCGCTGAACGGATGAAATTCAGCTCCATGGTGGTTTTCATGATTTTATGGGGGACGTTGGTTTATTGTCCTCTCTGTCATTGGGTCTGGGCTGGCGGAATTCTCGCCCACGGTGCCGAGGGAGCTTGGGGTGGCGGTGCATTAGATTTTGCCGGCGGTACGGTGGTACATATCAGTTCCGGTGTTTCCGCATTGGTAATCGCCATTGTGATTGGGCGCCGTTTGGGGTTCGGTACCGAAGACATGCGTCCTCACAATATGACCTACACGGCTTTAGGTGCTGGAATGTTGTGGGTGGGTTGGTTTGGGTTTAACGCGGGTAGCTCGGGTGCTTCGGACGATTTGGCCGCAAACGCGCTCGTTGTGACGCATTTCTCAGCAGCGGCGGGAGCTATTGTTTGGGCGGTTGTCGAATGGATTGCACGTGGAAAACCAAGCATTTTGGGTACCGCTTCGGGTGCGGTCGCCGGCTTGGTTTGTATCACCCCCGCATCGGGTTATGTCCAGCCGATGTCGGCTCTCGCGATAGGTGCTGCCGCTGGAGTCGTTTGTTACTTTGCTTGTGGAGCTTTGAAAAGTGCGATGGGTTATGACGATTCGTTAGATGCCTTCGGAATTCACGGCATTGGAGGCGCGCTGGGTGCGATTTTAACGGGTATATTTGCCACGACGGATGTTAATCCGGGTGGTGCAGACGGCCTGATGTACAATGCGACGGACGGCATGCAATTGTTAATTGGCCAAATTGTCGCCGTAGGAGTTACGGTTGTTTTTGCAGTCGTTATGACGCTAATCCTAATCAAGCTGTTAGACGTCACGATTGGGATACGAATTAGTCAAGAGACAGAGATTCGTGGTTTAGACATCAGCGAACACGGTGAGGAAGGTTACTTGCTCTACTCTTGA
- the mutM gene encoding bifunctional DNA-formamidopyrimidine glycosylase/DNA-(apurinic or apyrimidinic site) lyase, producing the protein MPELPEVETMKRGISSVVGCRIAKVKFPPCRLKPISVKPSRDQLRRHLPGCKIETIHRIGKRIVLGLSSEQSVIIEPRMTGLILLSDPPNSTHLRLGLRLESETTPWLWFWDRRGLGTLQLISNEQLEIRLGSRHLGPDALSISASDLYECLKASRREIKVALLDQKAVAGIGNLYASEILHVAKIHPQQRCDQLTKNQYKRIQAAMREVLNEAIYYEGSTLSDGTYRNALNQTGSYQNHHRVYNLTDQPCPRCKTHLIDRIVQAQRSTFFCEKCQKRRP; encoded by the coding sequence ATGCCCGAATTGCCGGAAGTTGAGACGATGAAACGGGGCATTTCCTCGGTCGTTGGCTGCCGAATTGCGAAAGTGAAATTTCCTCCCTGCCGCCTGAAGCCGATCAGCGTAAAACCGTCTCGCGACCAGCTGCGACGGCACTTGCCTGGCTGCAAAATTGAAACCATCCACCGAATCGGGAAACGGATCGTCTTAGGACTTTCCTCTGAGCAATCCGTGATCATTGAACCGCGGATGACCGGTCTTATTCTGCTCTCAGATCCCCCCAACTCGACGCACTTACGTTTGGGTCTCCGGCTTGAAAGCGAAACAACACCATGGCTCTGGTTCTGGGATCGCCGCGGACTGGGTACTCTTCAGCTCATTTCGAATGAACAGCTCGAAATACGTCTTGGCTCACGTCATCTTGGGCCGGATGCATTGTCCATTTCGGCCAGTGACCTGTACGAGTGTCTGAAGGCAAGTCGTCGGGAAATCAAAGTGGCGTTGCTCGACCAAAAGGCTGTTGCAGGGATTGGCAATCTCTACGCCTCTGAAATATTGCACGTTGCTAAGATCCACCCCCAGCAGCGATGTGATCAGCTTACGAAGAACCAATACAAAAGAATTCAGGCAGCCATGCGAGAGGTTTTGAACGAAGCGATCTACTACGAAGGCTCCACTCTTTCTGATGGCACTTATCGTAACGCACTCAACCAAACCGGCAGCTACCAGAATCACCATCGCGTCTACAATCTGACCGACCAACCGTGCCCCCGCTGTAAAACCCATCTGATCGATCGCATTGTCCAAGCTCAACGCTCCACTTTCTTTTGCGAAAAGTGTCAAAAACGCCGACCCTAG
- a CDS encoding P-II family nitrogen regulator codes for MKKIEAVVRHFKLEEVKNALSEQGAHGMTITEVRGFGRQKGHKETYRGTEYTVDFVPKVKMEIVCADSQVQATLDAIMRAAQTGQIGDGKIFVTNLETIVRIRTGETGEDAL; via the coding sequence ATGAAAAAAATCGAAGCAGTCGTTCGACATTTTAAATTAGAAGAAGTAAAGAATGCTTTGTCAGAGCAAGGTGCTCATGGAATGACCATCACCGAAGTACGTGGCTTCGGTCGGCAGAAGGGTCACAAAGAAACCTATCGCGGTACCGAATACACAGTAGATTTTGTACCCAAGGTCAAAATGGAGATTGTTTGTGCCGACAGTCAGGTGCAAGCGACGCTTGACGCGATTATGCGTGCGGCTCAAACGGGGCAAATTGGTGACGGAAAGATTTTCGTTACCAATTTAGAGACAATCGTTCGAATTCGCACCGGGGAAACGGGTGAAGACGCACTGTAA